In Sphingomonas psychrotolerans, the following proteins share a genomic window:
- a CDS encoding GFA family protein, which translates to MPLKLEGSCRCGWVRFSADSHAPVPFMRCYCSICRKTAGGGGYAINLHADKRTLAIEGETAVFHAELDDGEGGCTVSTGERHFCAKCASALWVFSPEYPDLFHPFASAIDSQLPKAPSRVHMMLASKASWVEPVFGSDDQCFEEYPEYALEDWHRARGLWID; encoded by the coding sequence ATGCCCCTGAAACTCGAAGGGTCGTGCCGCTGCGGATGGGTTCGCTTTTCCGCCGACAGCCACGCGCCCGTACCGTTCATGCGCTGCTATTGCTCGATCTGCCGGAAAACCGCCGGGGGAGGCGGGTACGCGATCAATCTTCACGCCGACAAGCGGACGCTGGCGATCGAAGGTGAGACCGCGGTCTTCCATGCGGAGCTTGATGACGGGGAGGGCGGGTGCACCGTCAGCACCGGCGAGCGGCATTTCTGCGCCAAATGCGCCAGCGCGCTATGGGTGTTCAGCCCGGAATATCCTGATCTCTTCCATCCCTTCGCTTCAGCAATCGACAGCCAGCTGCCCAAAGCTCCGTCCCGCGTCCATATGATGCTCGCCTCGAAGGCATCCTGGGTCGAGCCCGTTTTTGGCTCCGACGACCAGTGTTTCGAGGAGTATCCCGAGTACGCGCTCGAAGATTGGCACCGGGCGCGGGGCTTGTGGATCGACTAG
- a CDS encoding helix-turn-helix domain-containing protein, translating into MSQKVLAEASGVSLRMVGGIENGATSVSTATLDRIGIALNATLADLVADPSASRTARIDRAGWSGEQGGEGVLRWSIDVRREVELWEWRLEPGERYQAAADPAGWHVMIFVVAGRLTLELETETIELSAANHVFDSAQVHAFANSGNEAVRFFRCTAW; encoded by the coding sequence ATGAGCCAGAAAGTCCTGGCGGAAGCTTCCGGCGTCAGCCTGCGCATGGTTGGCGGGATCGAGAATGGTGCGACCAGCGTCAGCACCGCAACGCTCGACCGCATCGGTATCGCCCTCAATGCCACCCTCGCCGATCTCGTCGCAGACCCATCGGCCTCGCGCACCGCCCGAATTGACCGGGCCGGCTGGAGCGGCGAGCAAGGCGGCGAAGGCGTATTGCGATGGAGCATCGATGTCCGGCGCGAGGTCGAGCTATGGGAATGGCGGCTCGAGCCGGGCGAACGCTACCAGGCCGCGGCCGACCCGGCTGGATGGCATGTGATGATCTTCGTGGTCGCGGGAAGGCTCACACTCGAACTCGAGACTGAGACGATCGAGCTGAGTGCGGCGAACCATGTGTTCGACAGTGCCCAGGTCCACGCGTTCGCCAACTCGGGCAATGAGGCCGTGCGTTTCTTCCGATGCACCGCTTGGTGA
- a CDS encoding EAL domain-containing protein yields the protein MGRRDHVIAREIKAMRALGLRVALDDFGTGFASLTHLLTVPVDVLKIDKSCVDSLSPGNPSSVIVGGLLSIAEQLGIRVVAEGIETESQAAQLSAFGCVLGQGYLFSPAVDRDAMTDLLLRLGQPLPAETPSVATESARTGGTAAGANQRTPPDAQGAVRRRA from the coding sequence ATGGGACGCCGCGACCATGTCATCGCGCGCGAAATCAAGGCGATGCGAGCGCTAGGGCTGCGCGTTGCGCTCGACGACTTCGGAACCGGTTTCGCGTCGCTGACCCATCTGCTGACGGTCCCGGTGGATGTCCTCAAGATCGATAAGAGCTGCGTCGACAGCCTCTCGCCGGGGAACCCCAGCAGTGTGATCGTCGGAGGACTTTTGAGCATAGCCGAACAGCTCGGCATCCGCGTGGTTGCCGAGGGGATAGAAACGGAAAGCCAGGCCGCGCAACTGAGCGCATTCGGCTGTGTCTTGGGGCAAGGTTATTTGTTCTCACCGGCCGTCGATCGCGATGCTATGACCGATCTGCTGCTTCGGTTGGGGCAGCCACTGCCCGCCGAAACGCCGTCGGTGGCCACGGAAAGTGCGCGCACCGGTGGTACGGCTGCCGGTGCCAATCAGCGCACGCCTCCTGACGCACAGGGGGCGGTGAGGCGCCGGGCGTAA
- a CDS encoding S41 family peptidase: MADTPAPDTSLTKVAAREDLELAISAVEAAIPNIYWHQSRRAWAAAKAKARAGVARVSDSEGLWRVMRPLLGQIGEGHLSVQLSDAMSQGYRGAPRFPLDLLWTERGAFVLAGHGAAADIPKGTRLISVDGVRDADLLREMVAVTPHDGVIRTATMRTVSGRGFSSILYRLRGAQSHFHVVLEGAGGRIERDFPAVSPLARPPEAADPAPLPTLEWLDDHTVYLNVPTFSNARLRKVGTTFPDAIQRIFAEIERRGARDLILDLRENGGGSEPNESILFSYLVEKPLHKYAAVEARARRIVVTSLSGKRFETEVFDDDDKDPQRQIQGGRWTRLNTPPNGLMSRWTAFAPIFHGRLVVLAGGETFSGGAELASMLRHTERAVFVGEEVGGAYEGNTSGYRWNLELPNSGMKIAIPLLQFRMKWAGRRSHGRGVLPDCPAPPEAMQANERRDHAWRVAVALLRQDWQTPRRALCPQTD; the protein is encoded by the coding sequence TTGGCCGACACGCCGGCGCCGGATACCTCGCTTACGAAGGTTGCCGCGCGGGAGGATCTGGAACTCGCGATTTCCGCCGTCGAGGCAGCCATACCGAACATCTACTGGCATCAAAGCCGCCGCGCATGGGCGGCGGCTAAAGCCAAAGCGCGCGCGGGTGTCGCGCGCGTCAGCGACAGTGAGGGTCTTTGGCGCGTCATGCGTCCGCTGCTCGGCCAGATCGGCGAAGGGCATCTCAGCGTCCAGCTGAGCGATGCCATGAGCCAGGGTTACAGGGGGGCGCCGCGTTTTCCGCTGGATCTGCTGTGGACCGAGCGGGGTGCGTTCGTGCTCGCCGGCCATGGTGCCGCGGCGGATATCCCCAAGGGCACGCGGCTGATCTCCGTCGACGGCGTCCGCGATGCCGACCTGCTGCGCGAGATGGTGGCGGTCACCCCGCATGATGGTGTGATCCGCACCGCCACGATGCGCACCGTCTCGGGACGGGGTTTCTCGTCGATCCTGTACAGATTGCGCGGGGCGCAGTCGCACTTCCATGTCGTGCTCGAAGGCGCTGGCGGACGGATCGAACGCGACTTCCCGGCGGTGTCTCCGCTTGCACGGCCCCCAGAGGCCGCAGACCCGGCGCCGCTGCCGACGCTCGAATGGCTCGATGACCACACCGTCTATCTGAACGTGCCGACCTTCAGCAATGCCCGGCTGCGCAAGGTGGGAACGACCTTTCCCGACGCGATCCAAAGGATATTCGCCGAGATCGAGCGGCGTGGTGCGAGGGATCTTATCCTCGATTTGCGCGAGAATGGCGGCGGGTCGGAGCCCAACGAGAGCATCCTGTTCTCCTACCTCGTCGAAAAGCCGCTGCACAAATATGCCGCGGTGGAGGCACGCGCACGTCGCATTGTCGTGACCAGCCTCAGCGGGAAGCGCTTCGAGACCGAGGTTTTTGATGACGATGACAAGGACCCCCAACGCCAGATTCAGGGCGGGCGCTGGACGCGTCTGAACACGCCCCCGAACGGTCTGATGTCGCGGTGGACGGCGTTCGCTCCGATCTTTCACGGGCGTCTCGTCGTGCTGGCAGGCGGCGAGACCTTTTCAGGCGGCGCGGAACTCGCTTCGATGCTTCGTCACACGGAGCGCGCAGTGTTCGTCGGAGAAGAAGTCGGCGGCGCTTACGAAGGCAATACCAGCGGCTATCGCTGGAATCTCGAACTTCCCAACAGCGGGATGAAAATCGCGATTCCGCTGCTGCAGTTCCGCATGAAGTGGGCGGGTCGGCGTTCGCATGGGCGCGGCGTGCTGCCCGACTGTCCGGCACCGCCTGAAGCGATGCAAGCCAACGAGCGGCGGGATCACGCTTGGCGGGTCGCGGTCGCGCTTCTTCGGCAAGACTGGCAGACGCCGCGGCGCGCACTCTGCCCGCAAACCGACTGA
- a CDS encoding diguanylate cyclase domain-containing protein, which yields MVFQRSDWDVYAASAPAKAFRIGGDEFAIIWETLEDLRDISGTAQRLLDCLAEPASCDGHLVSPPATIGGAVLGIEDTTVETVRQKADFALYHAKETGRGGFVRYWPGIGTAITND from the coding sequence GTGGTATTTCAACGATCCGACTGGGATGTGTACGCCGCCTCGGCGCCGGCGAAGGCCTTCCGGATCGGGGGCGACGAGTTTGCGATCATCTGGGAGACGCTGGAGGACCTTCGGGACATCTCGGGCACGGCGCAGCGGCTTCTCGATTGCCTTGCCGAGCCGGCGTCATGTGACGGGCATCTGGTCTCTCCACCGGCGACGATCGGCGGCGCCGTGCTGGGAATTGAGGATACAACTGTCGAAACCGTCCGACAAAAAGCGGACTTCGCGCTTTATCACGCCAAGGAGACGGGCCGGGGCGGGTTTGTCCGCTATTGGCCCGGAATCGGGACCGCGATCACGAACGACTGA
- a CDS encoding YadA C-terminal domain-containing protein — protein sequence MAATDAASVRQVTAGDAATLGAAQGYADIGDAAMLAAANSHADAAAATTLASAQAFAAAGDSETLSSARDYADSGDVATLVSAQDYARAGDVATLASARTYSDQVGAQTLSLANAYTNERIAGLKFDLDRMGDRADAGVAAAMAGANIPQAVEPGRTTIGIGAGTWRGQQAVAFGASHMLSGGHVAIRGSASLSGHKGSGGGMGIGFSF from the coding sequence GTGGCAGCCACCGACGCCGCGTCGGTCAGGCAGGTAACAGCGGGGGACGCCGCGACCCTGGGGGCGGCGCAGGGCTATGCCGACATTGGCGATGCTGCGATGCTGGCTGCGGCCAACAGCCATGCTGATGCCGCGGCGGCGACGACGCTCGCCTCGGCGCAGGCGTTCGCCGCAGCAGGAGATAGCGAGACGCTTTCTTCCGCGCGGGATTATGCGGACTCCGGGGACGTGGCTACGCTCGTCTCGGCGCAGGACTACGCCCGCGCCGGGGACGTGGCTACGCTCGCCAGCGCTCGCACGTACAGCGATCAAGTCGGTGCGCAAACGCTCTCGCTGGCCAACGCGTACACTAACGAGCGGATCGCTGGACTGAAGTTCGATCTTGATCGCATGGGAGACCGCGCAGATGCTGGCGTCGCCGCTGCGATGGCGGGCGCGAACATTCCCCAGGCGGTCGAACCGGGTCGAACCACGATTGGAATCGGGGCGGGAACGTGGCGTGGTCAGCAGGCGGTCGCGTTCGGTGCGTCCCATATGCTGAGCGGCGGCCATGTGGCAATTCGCGGCAGCGCCAGCTTGAGCGGTCACAAGGGTTCCGGCGGGGGCATGGGGATTGGCTTCAGCTTCTAA